A part of Jaculus jaculus isolate mJacJac1 chromosome 17, mJacJac1.mat.Y.cur, whole genome shotgun sequence genomic DNA contains:
- the LOC101597523 gene encoding cytochrome b-c1 complex subunit Rieske, mitochondrial isoform X1, which translates to MLSVAARSGPFAPVLSATSRGVAGALRPLVQAAVPATPESTVLDVKRPFLCRESLSGQAVNRALVASVGLNVPASVRYSHTDVKVPDFSDYRRTEVLDSTKSSKESSEARKGFSYLVTATTTVGVAYAAKNVVSQFVSSMSASADVLAMSKIEIKLSDIPEGKNMAFKWRGKPLFVRHRTKKEIDQEAAVEVSQLRDPQHDLERVKKPEWVILIGVCTHLGCVPIANAGDFGGYYCPCHGSHYDASGRIRKGPAPLNLEVPFYEFTSDDVVVVG; encoded by the exons ATGTTGTCTGTTGCCGCCCGCTCCGGGCCGTTCGCGCCTGTCCTGTCAGCCACATCCCGCGGGGTGGCGGGAGCGCTGCGACCCCTGGTGCAGGCCGCGGTGCCCGCCACCCCGGAGTCGACCGTGCTGGACGTGAAGCGACCCTTCCTATGCCGAGAGTCGCTCAGTGGCCAGGCCGTGAACCGGGCTTTGGTCGCCTCTGTGGGCCTCAACG TCCCTGCTTCTGTTCGTTATTCCCACACAGATGTTAAGGTGCCTGACTTCTCTGACTACCGTCGCACTGAAGTTTTAGATAGCACGAAGTCTTCTAAAGAGAGCAGCGAAGCTAGAAAAGGCTTCTCCTATTTGGTAACTGCAACTACTACTGTTGGTGTTGCATATGCTGCTAAGAATGTAGTCTCTCAGTTTGTTTCCAGCATGAGTGCTTCTGCTGATGTATTGGCCATGTCAAAAATCGAAATCAAGTTGTCCGATATTCCAGAAGGCAAGAACATGGCTTTCAAATGGAGAGGCAAACCCCTTTTTGTGCGCCATAGAACCAAGAAGGAGATCGACCAGGAAGCTGCAGTTGAAGTGTCCCAGTTGAGGGACCCACAGCATGATTTAGAGAGAGTAAAGAAACCTGAATGGGTTATCCTGATAGGTGTTTGCACTCATCTTGGCTGTGTACCCATTGCAAATGCAGGAGATTTTGGTGGCTATTATTGCCCTTGCCATGGGTCACACTATGATGCATCTGGCAGGATCAGGAAGGGGCCTGCGCCTCTTAACCTTGAAGTACCCTTTTATGAGTTCACCAGTGATGATGTAGTGGTTGTTGGTTAA
- the LOC101597523 gene encoding cytochrome b-c1 complex subunit Rieske, mitochondrial isoform X2, producing the protein MLSVAARSGPFAPVLSATPESTVLDVKRPFLCRESLSGQAVNRALVASVGLNVPASVRYSHTDVKVPDFSDYRRTEVLDSTKSSKESSEARKGFSYLVTATTTVGVAYAAKNVVSQFVSSMSASADVLAMSKIEIKLSDIPEGKNMAFKWRGKPLFVRHRTKKEIDQEAAVEVSQLRDPQHDLERVKKPEWVILIGVCTHLGCVPIANAGDFGGYYCPCHGSHYDASGRIRKGPAPLNLEVPFYEFTSDDVVVVG; encoded by the exons ATGTTGTCTGTTGCCGCCCGCTCCGGGCCGTTCGCGCCTGTCCTGTCAGCCAC CCCGGAGTCGACCGTGCTGGACGTGAAGCGACCCTTCCTATGCCGAGAGTCGCTCAGTGGCCAGGCCGTGAACCGGGCTTTGGTCGCCTCTGTGGGCCTCAACG TCCCTGCTTCTGTTCGTTATTCCCACACAGATGTTAAGGTGCCTGACTTCTCTGACTACCGTCGCACTGAAGTTTTAGATAGCACGAAGTCTTCTAAAGAGAGCAGCGAAGCTAGAAAAGGCTTCTCCTATTTGGTAACTGCAACTACTACTGTTGGTGTTGCATATGCTGCTAAGAATGTAGTCTCTCAGTTTGTTTCCAGCATGAGTGCTTCTGCTGATGTATTGGCCATGTCAAAAATCGAAATCAAGTTGTCCGATATTCCAGAAGGCAAGAACATGGCTTTCAAATGGAGAGGCAAACCCCTTTTTGTGCGCCATAGAACCAAGAAGGAGATCGACCAGGAAGCTGCAGTTGAAGTGTCCCAGTTGAGGGACCCACAGCATGATTTAGAGAGAGTAAAGAAACCTGAATGGGTTATCCTGATAGGTGTTTGCACTCATCTTGGCTGTGTACCCATTGCAAATGCAGGAGATTTTGGTGGCTATTATTGCCCTTGCCATGGGTCACACTATGATGCATCTGGCAGGATCAGGAAGGGGCCTGCGCCTCTTAACCTTGAAGTACCCTTTTATGAGTTCACCAGTGATGATGTAGTGGTTGTTGGTTAA